One window of the Solanum stenotomum isolate F172 chromosome 11, ASM1918654v1, whole genome shotgun sequence genome contains the following:
- the LOC125844045 gene encoding transcription factor TGA2.2-like: protein MMADISPSTSTDADTEDKNRFLNQQLCAVASDGSDRPKDQKTLRRLAQNREAARKSRLRKKAYVQQLESSRMKLTQLEQELQRARQQGIFISGSGDQSQSMSGNGALAFDVEYARWLEEQNRRINELRGAVNSHAGDAELRIIVDGILAHYDDIFRIKGDAAKADVFHILSGMWKTPAERCFLWLGGFRSSELLKLLINQLEPLTEQQLLAINNLQQSSQQAEDALSQGMEALQQSLAETLAGSLGPSGSSGNVANYMGQMAMAMGKLGTLEGFIRQADNLRQQTLQQMHRILTTRQSARALLAITDYFSRLRALSSLWLARPRE from the exons ATGATGGCTGATATCAGTCCTAGTACATCAACAGATGCCGATACTGAAGATAAGAACAGG TTCCTAAATCAACAACTGTGTGCCGTAGCTTCTGATGGAAGTGACAGACCGAAAGATCAAAAG ACACTCCGTAGACTTGCTCAAAATCGTGAAGCTGCTCGAAAAAGCCGTCTAAGGAAAAAG GCATATGTTCAACAGTTGGAGAGCAGCAGGATGAAGCTGACACAACTAGAACAGGAGCTTCAACGAGCTCGGCAACAG GGAATATTTATTTCAGGTTCAGGAGATCAATCGCAGTCGATGAGTGGAAATG GAGCTTTGGCATTTGATGTAGAATATGCCCGATGGTTGGAAGAGCAGAACCGACGAATTAATGAGTTAAGGGGAGCTGTTAATTCTCATGCTGGTGATGCTGAACTTCGCATAATAGTCGATGGAATCTTGGCACACTATGATGACATATTCAGGATAAAGGGGGATGCGGCAAAGGCTGACGTTTTTCACATATTGTCGGGCATGTGGAAAACTCCTGCAGAAAGATGCTTCTTGTGGCTTGGTGGATTCCGTTCATCTGAACTCCTCAAG CTACTCATTAATCAGTTGGAGCCTTTAACCGAACAACAATTATTGGCGATCAACAACTTGCAACAGTCATCCCAACAGGCTGAGGATGCTTTATCTCAGGGAATGGAGGCATTGCAGCAGTCTTTGGCTGAGACTCTCGCAGGGTCTCTTGGACCTTCAGGTTCCTCTGGGAATGTTGCAAATTATATGGGTCAAATGGCCATGGCAATGGGGAAGCTTGGAACTCTTGAGGGCTTCATACGGCAG GCTGATAACCTTCGGCAACAGACATTGCAGCAAATGCACCGCATATTGACAACTCGCCAATCAGCTCGTGCTCTTCTTGCTATCACCGATTATTTCTCTAGGCTTCGAGCACTGAGCTCTCTCTGGCTTGCTCGTCCCCGGGAATAA